In the Camarhynchus parvulus chromosome 12, STF_HiC, whole genome shotgun sequence genome, GGTGAggtgacagggaggggacagagcaactcctggctctgctcctggcactgggagggtgtccagtgcagagctgggatgtgagCTTGCATGGCCAGCGGTTTGGGTGCTAAACCCTAGGGTGCTTGTCTCTTATGCAGGGTTATGATATCAGCTTCTTGATCACAAACTTCCACACGGAGCAGATGTACAAGCACAAGCTGGTGGACTTTGTCATCCACTTCATGGAGGAGATTGACAAGGAAATCAGCGAGATGAAACTCTCTGTCAATGCCAGGGCCCGCATTGTGGCAGAAGAGTTCCTTAAGAATGTGAGACTCTGAAATGGGAGGAGGGGTCTCTGATTTTGGGAGTGGGGTGGGGTCAATGCCAGTGTGGCCTttgtgcccagagccccccagtcCCATTAGTGAGGACAGGATGACACCTTGCCCAAGGAACCtcttggggacagggaggaaagGATGCCAAGGGTGCTTGTATCCCCTTTGCTCATGAAGTGCCAGCTTTTGAGACCCCCAGAGCTTGCtcggtggcagcagcagccttagGGGATGAGACCCTTTTGGTGGGTGCTGAGATGGGTGTGCATGgcctggggaggcagcaggagaagctgagcaCAGATCCCTGTGAGCAGTGGCCACCCTTAGCCTCCATCCCAGGTGCCAGGAGGGTGGTGAGGGTTCTCAGAGCGCTGCAAGCAGGGCCTGGACTAACAGCCATGTGTTTTCTCTCCAGTTTTAGGCCGTGGTGCAGGACCCCGTGGCTCCCCTGTGCTTGTGCCCAGCGGGcactgtgcctgtgcctgctcccgTTTCTCGAGGAtcgccgggcggggccgggccctgCCCCTCTTGGGCTGGgcgggagcagcccctgcttgCGGCAGCGCGGCCCCACCGCCGCCCCTGTCTCGTCTTGTTTTTTAAACGGTCTTGTTTGCTGTACCCACCGCCTCTGTCTCCTCCCTcccgccactctgggccacacctggggagggggggggcatggaatgggagcaggaatggaaCTGGAGGGGTGCAGTGCAGCAAGAGCAAACAGTGGGGTCAGCCCTGAGGGTGTGTGACGGACCATGGGGGGGTGTCAGGAGAGTATGAAAGGACTTGAAGTTGGCCTGGGGGCAGCAAGGGGCTTGGGCTGTGGGGCACAAAAGGATTTTGTGCAGGGTGTGAGGTTTGAGTGGGGGGTGGCTGGCTGTGGACACAGGGGGCTGTTTGTGTCCCCCCTTGTGTGCAGTGGAGCCATCGtggtggctggagctggggctgtgacatcacagtgGTGCTGGCGTTGGGGAGCCATATCCTGCATTCTAACATCAGTGGTACTGGGCTTCAGAGGCCATGTCCTGTGCTGGACTCCGACTTCAGTCCCCTGCAGGACAGGGGAATAGGCCAAGCTGCttggcagagaggaggaagagccaCCCAGAGCTCTCCTCAGGCTGCCATGGGACAATGTgacccagagagcagcactgcaggcacacagcCCCCCAGACAGGGACAATACTTGAGCAGGGTACACTTCAGCCACCTCATGGCCCAGGAGGCTGAGGACAAGGGTACAGTGGGGTATCCTGGGTCTGTGCACTGCAGCTGGGACGCTGGCACAAAGCTCAGCAGGTCGGAGACTACCCTTTCAAGGGCCCGAAAGCCATGTCAGAGGCAGGCAGGTCAGTGCTTTCTACCTCTCCATGCCTGCCCTGTGGGACTGGGGACGTGGGGACAGTGGGCTCAGACAGGGCTGTCCTCACAGGGCATTCAgcagccaccaccagcagccaCCAGGTTCGCTGCCAGCGCTTGCTTAGCCTTGAGCAGATCAAGAAGGCCAAGCTGCATGTGGAGATGGCCATTAAGGTGAGGGACCTGATTTCACACCCCTCAAATGCCACTTTCTTGCATTTATTGCATTTCTGGCTCAGGAGAGCTGAACCAGAGGAACAAGAACTGGGGCAGGCTGAGCCCACTGGTCTCTGCACAGGAGAAGAAGATCTTCATGGTGCAGGGCCCCTACCCCATCATCCGCCGGCTGCTGCGAGCCCGGGGCTGGGTGGAGAGGAAGGCACCCAGCGCGGGCagacagctggagcagcactgcgGTGACCAAAACAGGCAGCGGCTGCAGACAGCGCCAAGCAGTGGTGGTGCTAGGcagagggaggtgctgctgaACCCACGTGGTGGGGCACAGCCTGTTCTGGGGCCCACAGACCCCCTGCACTACCCATGGCTACCTGCCGAGGAGGAAGAGCAGTGTGATGAGGACCCACTTGGCATCCACCAGCTCATGGTTAGcagagagggctggggctgagccctgccactgccccaggcaTGGGCACAGCCTTGGACAGGGCACAagggtgggatgggggctcTGTGTCCCACCCTGGCTTCCTCCCTCCACCAGTCCTACCTGGCACGGGACCAGTTGCCAAACTTCATCTGGACCAACTTCCTTGAGACCGTTGACCGGCAGCTGCTGCGGGATGACAGCGTGCTGAACCACTATGCCCGGGTGGATGCATTCACCACCAAGGTGGGAGGCTGGAGCCCTTGGGCAGGGGGACGGGGTCCAGTAGGGACTGACAACTTCCTCTAAACAGGAAGGGCTGTGCCTCAGCCTACAAAACCTGCCGTGGATTGAGCAAGCTGACCCCAATGCCTTCTTCCCCCGGTGCTACCGCCTGGGGACCAGAGATGATCGAGAAGCTTTCATTGGTGAGCTGAAGGCTGTTGCCCTCATGTCCCTCCTTgtgctcccactgccccagtgtcctgtgcaggactgGCTGGGGATGATGCCTCCCTCTTGCAGAGGATTTCCGCCTGACAGCAGCACGCAGCCTGCTCAAACTGGccctggaggaggctggggacaggccaGTGAGGACAGGGCAGGTCCCAAACTCTGACAATGGGGAAGGTGAGTACATGGAGCTGGGCCTGGGGATGATGGCAGAGAGTACAGATTTAGGGACAACTGATGGCTGAGCTTGGAGGCACAGCCTCTGCTCATGGCTGTGGCCTAGGATCCCCCACTCCCTCCTACTAGCCCAGCTCATGGGTACTCTGCTCCCAACACCATCCCCATGCACCCACAGCCACCCATCCCACAGGGAAGCTCTGTCCCCAAAGCTGGCATAGGAGTCACATCTCTCACTCCAAGCattccacagcacagccaggctccccCCTGTACCCTGAGCTGGTGGAGGAAGCCCTGGAGGTCTGTAAGCAGCACCTGGGCGTTCTGCAGCACGAGGACATCGACAGGAACACCCCGTCCCCCTGCAGGACCTGCATCGACTGGGACAACTTCCTGCAGCAATACTACCGTGTGGCACAGTGAGTGCTGACTgggatggggggacaggggcaccatggcagggctgctgctgaggcccCCTTCCCCCCACAGTGagggggcagggctggtgctgaccaggcagcagaggaagcagtGCCAGaacctgctgcagagccttgcAGAGAAGCTGCCCCAGCTTGACATGGAGGGCAAGCTCAACATCTGGATCCTCAAGCCTGGTGCTGAATCCCAAGGCAGGGGTAAGGCTGGGGGAAGTGGGGAGCACACAGAAGTTCCCCATTTAGGAGGGGTCCCACTATGACTGGTTTTTCCAGGCATCATCTGCATGACGCGGctggaggagatgctgcagctggcatGGAGCTGCACAGCACCCTCGGTGCAGGTGGGCAGATGGGTGGTGCAGAAGTACGTGGAGCGGCTGATGACCATTTTCGGCACCAAATTCGACATCCGGCAATGGTTTGTTGTGACTGACTGGAAGCCACTGACCGTCTGGTTCTACCAAGACTGCTACCTGCGCTTCTGCTCCCGGCCCTTCTCCCTGCATCACCTGGAGCGGTGAGTGCCCCCACCCTGGCTCCCCACACCCCAGCACCCTGGCACCCCctgacccagccctgctctccctgccccagtgccaggcacCTCTGCAACGTCTCCGTCCAGAAGTGGTACAAGACGTCACCAGACCAGGACCCCCGTGTGCCCCCCGACAAGATCTGGTCAAACAAGCAGTTCCAGGAATACCTGGCACAGGTGGGGCAGGCGGATGCTTGGCACGAGGTGCTGGTACCCGGCATGAAGGCGGCGATCCTGAACGCTCTGCGCAGTGCCCGGGACCGGGTGCGCTTCCGCAAGGGCAACTTCGAGCTCTATGGGGCCGACTTTGTTGTTGGGGAGaacctccagccctggctgctggagatCAACTCCTGCCCCACCATGAGCCCCTCCTCGGCAGTGACCCGACAGCTCTGTGCCAATGTCCAGCGGGACACGCTGTGCCTCGTGCTGGACCGCAAGGACAACCCCACCTGCTCCATTGGAGCGTTTGAGCTCATCTACAAGGAGGTAGGCTGGGGGGATGGGGGCCACACACCCCCCAGACACCCTGAGCCCCCCTACTACCTGCTgtctccctgcaggcagctgtgcccaagCTTCTGTCAGGACGTGTGAAGCTGCTGGTCAAAGGCTGTTCCCTGAAGAGCCTCCAGACAGCACAAGAGCAAGCCCAGGACCAGCCCCCTCCCATGGCCAATACCCTCCATGACCCTGTGTCCTCAAGGGCCAGAGACGCTTATGTCTCCAAGCGAGCACAGCGTCATTTCTCCACCACGGCGCCCAGTGCCCGCAAGCTCCCTGTGTCCCCGAGGGCCAGAGCCACCCATGCACGCAAGCGAGCGCAGCGTCATTTCTCCACCTCTGTGTCCAGTGCCCGCAaactctccctgtccccaggggccaGAACCATCCAGGTGTCCCGGAGAGCACGGCATCGATCTCCTACCATGGTGCCCAGTGCCCCCaagctctccctgtccccagggggcAGAACCACCCAGGTGCCCCGGAGAGCGCGCCATCGATCTCCCACCACGGTGCCCAGCGCCTACAagagctctgtgtccccagggggCAGAACCACCCAGGggacccagcccagagcagcaacaaagAAGTTGCCTCCTCTGGAGCAACAGAGCCACtgcccttccagcagctctgacccCCCAGCACCACCAAAGCCTCGGGCCACCCCTGCTGCGAGCCAGGGGCTGCCACGGCTCGGTCACCTGCCTGAGCAGCCCCGGATCGGTGGCTGTCCCCTGGACTGGGTGCCGATGCCACCACCCCGGGGAACCCCCAGAAACCCCTGGCTAACCCAAGGTTCTGCACACTTCTTCCCTCCTGCCAAGCCCTCGCAACAACCTCAGTCTGCACAGAGCACCGGGACCCCGTGCCTGGAGCAGAAgaacacagcagctcccaaTGGGATGCAGAAGACTTGGGACACTGAGACAGCCCCAGGAGTGGACAGCACCCTGCCTGTCCTTGCTGAGCCAACACCGGCTGCCTCTGATCCCAAAGAGATCCCACTGCTGTGTCGTGGTACCCAGCTCCTCCCACGCTTtaaaatgattctgtgataaggAGTCTGTCTCGGACCTTCTGTGTGTGAGAGTGTGGGGAGGGGTAGGActgcccctgggatggggctgtgggtgggaactggggctgccagggcagagagcaggcaggaaaagctgcctctgctcctgcctatGGTCGCCCCTGCCAGACAGAGCTGTGGTGGGTGATGACACTGCTGCATTCCAGCACTtggcaccagggcaggcagagagtggtggcagggctggtgcccccagaggcacagccaggagaaaTGCATCCTCTGTGTGCCAAGAAAAGAACTGAGTGCTGGGCCACCCAGAAAACAGGGGGGGATTTTAATGGGGTGGCAGAGAGTAGAAGGGTGGGGTGGGTGTCCATGGCAGCACTAGAGCTCCTAGTGCTCAGGCAGCCCCAGACAGCGCAGAGTGTGCAGGAAGTACGGTGGtgggggggcacagagggggcCCTCGGGCAGCACTAGCTCCTGCAGGTGGATGTGGAGTGGGAGGTGATGGAGCTGCCGTGGAGAAagccccagctgggacagcagctcctcGTCCAGTACCTGCAATGTGAGTGGGCAGCTCAGTGGGATCCCTGAGGGCTGTGCTGAATGCCCCAGCcagcacccagcctggcacagaccTGTGTGCGGGCCGGGGCAGATTCGGGGGTCAGGAAGAAGGGCACTCCCAGCACCCTGCCCACACGGGAGGAGTGCTTGTGGTCACCCAGGGCCGGGCACAGCAGCAGCGTCAGGTGCACCTGGAGCTGTTCTGGGAAGGCTGGCGAGGAACACGGACAAGGTGAGATTGCAGGGGTCAGGAAGGGTGCCTGGGGTGGCAGAGGTGTTGAGGGGCCACTCACCCgtcctgggctggagctggaggagggcacagccccCTGTGGCACTCAGCACCCGGTAGCGTGTCAGGGTGCTCTTCACATCCTTCCTGGCCAGGCTGCGGcgtcctggggctgggactggcaccacctgcagagcacagccctcagCACTCCCTGGGGTATCCCCCGTGGCCCCAGCCCACTGCACCCCCTTACCATGGCTCTgtccccctgctgctgccagctcagccctgtggaGATTTCACCCTCCGCCTCTGCCGGGACTCCCACGGTGATGGCACTGCAGGGTAAGGTGGTGAGAAGGGGACAGGACCCCCATGCCAGCATGGCAGGGTCCCAAGGACTCACCGATACGTGGCAGGGTACTGGCCTCTCCAACGAGCATCAGTGAAGAACTGTTGGAGTTTCTTAGTGGTGTGGTAGCAGCTGGACAGGAGGACAAGGCCAGAATACTCCCTGTGGGACATGGCTGCTTGAGACCTGGAGGGGGAAAGGCAGCCCCCGCTTCACCCCAGGACCTCCAGCCTGAACCCTCCTACCACACCTGGCAGGAGCCTTCACCACGtggagctcagcagggaggcCCAGGCGTCGTCTCAGTGCcggcagcagcacatccaggctCAGGTCCCCAGGACGCCCTGTGGGGATGCTGGCAGGTCAGCACCTGCTGAGCCCCCACACCTGCAGACCCCCATCACTGTCCTGTACTCACCCAGAATGGGGAGGCCAGGGGGCTTGttcagtgccagcagggctccTAGTGAGGGGAAGTCTGGTCAGGATGTACCCCGCTTACCGGGTCCcttgtccccactgtcccctgtcgCAGGTACCTTCCCGGTGCACCACAGAgccctccagcagcctcagcgTCTCCTTGGGGCCCAGCAGCCGCTTCCACCTGCAGGGGATGGAGtgggcagggggacacaggTCTTCCCTCAGCACCTACCCCTGCACCCCACTCTGCGTGTCTATATAAATCTCACCCAACACTGTCTGCCCTCCTCTCCACGTGTCTCCGCACCCTCACGCTTGCTTGCCCGGCCCCTCTGTGCTCGCACATCTGCGACCCCACAGGCTCGTCCCCAATCCCACAACCCCCCCATAACCCCAATTCATAACCCCTCCGTACCCACGCGTGTGCATCTCCAGGTGCCCGCACACCCGTGGGCGTGCCCCCCACGGGGGTCCACACGCACCTCTGTACACCCGCACCCCGCACATGAACGCACCCCCTGTATCCACCCCCGCGCCCCGCTCACCCCGCGGCGCGCGCTCCCGGTCCCGGGCGCGCCAGCCCGCGCACGGCGACGGcggcgaggcggcggcggcggcgctccCGGTGCCCGCCatggcggcggggccgcgcctgCGCCGAGCGGTGCCCCCGGCATCCGGAGCCGGCGGCCGCGGCCATAGAGCAGCGGAAGCGCGGGCAGAGGGTCCCGCCCGCAGGTGCGgcgcggcggggagcggcgggccGGGGGTGTCAGCCCCGGGGGGGTCACCGCGGGGATGTCCCCGAGGGCAGGGAGGACACGGGgagggagccccagagctgtcGCTGTGGGAGGGAGGCCCGGGGGGCTCGTGGCGGGGCTGCGCTGGGGAGGCGGGCGGGGAGGGCGGCCCCGCCTGACGCGGTGTCTCCCCAGGACAGCGCCATGGCCTCCCGCGGGGGTCCCCGCGCCGCCGGCACCGACGGCAGCGACTTCCAGCACCGGGAGCGCGTGGCCTCGCACTACCAGATGAGGTAGGTGTCCCCTTTCCCGGGGTCCCGGAGGGGACACGCCACCCCAGCAGGCCCTGATGGCTCCACACTCTCTTCCCAGTGTGACGCTCAAGTCGGAGATCAAGAAGCTGATCTACACGCATGTGGTcatctggctgctgctcctggcccagaTGGTCGTGGGGCACCTCAAGCTGCTGCCCCACGACCAGGTGGCCATGCCCTACCAGTGGGAGTATCCCTACCTGCTCAGCATCCTGCCGTCCCTCCTGGGCCTCCTGTCCTTCCCCCGCAACAACATCAGCTACCTGGTACTCTCCATGATCAGCACCGGCCTCTTCTCCATAGCTCCCCTCATCTACGGGGCCATGGAGATGttccccatggcacagcagctgtACCGCCATGGCAAAGCTTACCGCTTCATCTTCGGCTTCTCGGCCGTCTCTGTCATGTacctggtggtggtggtggccgCGCAGGTGCATGGCTGGCAACTCTACTACAGCAAGAAGCTGCTGGACTCCTGGTTCACTAGCACgcaggagaagaagaagaaatgagTGGGGATAGGTGGGCTCCGtgaggtgctggagctctgcagttCAGTCCTGTGGGGCAGCGCTGACGCAGCTCCGGTGGGTGGGAGATCCCCGGGGACCACGGGGTGGGTGTCTGAGCCACACCACGGCCCCGCGCTCGCATGCAAGGGGGAGACCCCCGAGGGCCGGGGCCGCGGAGGGTCCCTGGGGTGCGTGCCCCTTCCTCCGCGCGTTGCTCTATGGAAATAAAGCACCGTCCGCTCTCCCACGCGTGTCTGCGCCGCAGGAAGCGCCGCCCGGCGGGGCCGCACGTGCCGGTGCAGGAatgcggcggggccggcccggggcggggcggggagcggcggcgctcGGCCATGGGGCGCCCGCTGCTGCTCGCCGCTGCCGCCGCGCTGCTGCCGTTGCTGCTGCTACCGtccgggagcggggccgccgTGACCCGCCTGCGGGTCTCCGCCAACTTCGTGAGCGCCGGGGAAGGGAAGTGGCGGGGAAAGGTGGGGTGGGGCGGCGCCGCGCTCACCCCGTCTCTTTGCTTGCAGGAGTGCCGGGCCACCGGTGAGTAGCGGCGGGGCAGGGCTGTCAGcgcggggctgctcctgcctggccatACCGGCTCCGGGTGCGGCGGGACGGTGGGGCTTCCCCTGCCCGCGGCTACTGAGTCCGGGAGGATGGGGGGTGGGGACGGGGCGCTCCAGGTTTCCGGGGCACCGGGCTCCCCGCTTCCGAGTACTCCCGATCCCCGAAACTTCCTGGCTCTTGGGGCTCCCCGCTTCCGAGGACTCCGGATCTCCGGGGCTCCCTGTTTCCGAGCACTCCCGACCCCCAAAGATTCCCGCTTCCGAGGACTCCGAATCACCGAGGCTCCCGGTTTGTCAGGACTCTCGATCCCCGGGGCACCTCCCTTCCGACTACACCTCCCCGGCATTCTTCGGGGCTCTCCCTCTTTCCAAGCACTCCCAATCCCcggggctcctgctgcccgcGGGACCCCCGGCGCACGGCCGCCCCCCgtctgctctcctcctgcagccgaCAGGACGCTGAGCCgcccccgctgccgccgccctTCCCGCCCCGGGCCGCCGCTGGAGCCGCCCGCGCTGTCGCTGAGCCGTGCCCGGCTGTGCCTGCCCGcgcagccctgccagccctgcctgcgGGTGCGCCTGGCCCTCCCCGCCTCAGGTACGGCCGGGGGCGGCATCCCCGCGGCAGGGGACACACAGCCAGTTCCCCCACCCATGTCAGCACCCCACGCCGGTTTCTCGCAGAGCTCGGCGGTGTCCGGGGACTGCGCCTCAccttcctggagctgggctccaacagggctggctggctgcaggtttGGCAGCGACGCCGGGTGTCGGGCAGCTCCGCGGTGAGTCTGCGCTGGGGGTGGAGCGGGGCACACGAGGCCCGGACCCCGCGCTGACCCCCTGCTCCCCGCAGTGGCAGGTGCAGTTCGACTGCTTCCCGGCAGAGAGCGGGCGGCGAGTCCTCGTCTCCCTTCGCACCATCCCAGATCGGGGCTTGGCCCTAAGCTGCAGCCATACAGTCACCGCTGAGCCACCCGGTGAGACTGAAGCGCTTGGGAGGTGTCCTGGGGGGACGCTGGTTCCAGCTGaccccctggctgctctgcagggcctgTCTTTACCCATGCTTGGCTCCCTGAGCTGCGGGCCATTGAGGTGCGGGTGCCCGCGGGTCCCCCCCTCATGGTGCGGCTGTGCCACCAGCTGGCCCTGGAGTGTGAGGAGCTGTCCCGGCCCTTCCACCAGCAGGTAACAGCTCTGCCCCCCGACACCTCCGTCccagactgggggacacagtCCCTGCCAGCTGATGCTCCCTCCATGTTGCAGGTGCTGGTGCCAGGGGGCCACCACATCTCACTGCCGTATGAGTTCCTGGTGCCCTGCCTGTGCATTGAGGTGGGTTGCCCTCCCCTACAACCATCAGAGCCCCTTTGCCCTCGCATGAGGAGGAGGGGGGGGCATATCCTGCTCTGACTATCatgctctgctgccccaggcctCCTACTCCCACCACGACAGCCCGCGGAGCAAACACTGCCCCTTCCGTGACCGGCCAGATGCCTGTGAgtgcctgctgcctgtggggaggggagctgggtcccaggggtgtcccttGGTGTCTCCCCACCCCGCTGATGTGGTGCCCCGTAGATGGCCCCGAGCTGTGGTCCTCGGTGCACTTCCACGActtcagcaccagcagcaaggACCAGATGGCAATGGCGCTGAGTGCCAGCTGCCCCCTGCACCCACGGGCCACCCTCTGCTGGAGGGAGGCAGCTGATGAGGCTGCACCCTGTCACGACATCCCCAATTCCACAGCCAGTGAGGACGAGCAGGTGAGGGCTCCTGATCTTGAGATGTCACAGGATGTGGGACCGTGTCACTCGCCGGGGCATCCACTGGATCTCAGGGTCCCTGTAGGGTAGTGGGTGGGCACTGTGGCTGTGTGGGTCAGAGGTGGTAACTGTGACACACTCTCCATTTGTTCCAGGTGTACGTACTGGACAAGGTGGACgtgcacccccagctctgcttccgAGTAAGCCcctgtgggtgggtgggtgggcaCCATCTcggaaggggctggggggctgtggTGGGTGAGGGCAGCTCACCCTGCCCTTTGCTGATCCCACCTCCCCTCAGTTCTCCTACAAGAACAGCAGCCATGTGGAGTGTCCCCACCAGTCAGGTGAGTCCTGCCGGTGGGAGGCAGCCCTAGGCtaagcacagccctgccctggggtccCTTGCacccctcaccctgctgggcaTCCTGCAacctcccctctctctctggTGGCCACAGAGACTGCCTGGAATGTCTCAGTGAGTGTCTGGGGGCTCCAACTGCACCTGCACCTCACCTCCCGCATCCCTGCAGCCTTCagtgcagccctgtgccagcaccgGGGTGGGCACTGTGAACCCGAGGCCCCACTCTACACTGTCACACAGGTGAGTGCTGCAGGGCTAGGGGGACGTGGTGGGGACAGACCCGCACTGACCCTGCCCTTGTGCTTTGCAGCcagagggctctgctccaggggagttggcgctgctgctgccagtgcaggTCCTGGGCAGCTGCGTGCTGGTAAGGTGACCCTTGTGCAGTCATCTGTGCTGTGGGGGACCCAACATGGTCCCCCTCTtacccagccccttccccaggtgTGGCGCTCGGACGTGCATTTTGCTCGGAAGCGGCTGCTCTGTCCCGATGGTGAGAGAGGGTCCTGGAGGGGACTCAGGGGGCAGTGGAAATGGGCAGACAGCCCCTTTACTGCCCCTCTCCCAGTCTCCCACAGGCACTTCGGGCtactggggctggtgctggtgctgggactGGTGGTGACTGTGCTGCTCCTCAACTGCCGTGGTGCCTGGAGGCCAAATGATGGTGAGGAGCACCCaagggggctgcaggagggacggcaggaggggctggagtgcCAGGGGGTGCCAGTTTCTGGGCTGgagggggtcccagggtggtGGATGGCAGATGCTGTTGGATCTCAGGGGATGCCAGGAcatggagctgagctgtcactgctgtcccctccaccctgcaggtgtccctggcaggcgccccgtgctgctgctgtacTCGCCAGACTCAGaggagcacctggggctggtGTGTGCCCTGGCCGAGCGGCTGCGCACGGGGCTGGGCTGCGACGTGCGCCTGGACCTGTGGGAAGCGGGTGGCCTGGGCCAGGTGGGCGCCCTGCCCTGGCTCTACGCCCAGCGGGGCCACGTGGGCCGCCAGCGCGGCACTGTCCTGCTCCTCTGGAGCCGGGGCAGTGCCCGGCTCTTCCATCGGTGGCAGGTCGGGATGGCCGACGGGATGCCTGGGGATGCCCAtgacatttttggggcagcCATGGCCTGCCTGCATGGGGAGCTGGGGGCGGCGGGCCGCGGCGGCGGGTGGGTCCTGGCGTACTTCAGCCGGCTCTGCAGCCCCCGCGATGTCCCCCGCCCCGCTTCGGCCCCTGCCCACCTACCGCCTGCCGCGACAGCTGCCCGGGCTGCTGGGGGCCCTGCGGGGCAGCCCCCCGGGCCCTCGGCACTGccgctggggcagggcagggggcttCCTGCACCGGCTGCTGGACGTGGGGGCCAGGGAGGGCagccccccgccccggccccccggGGCAG is a window encoding:
- the LOC115908423 gene encoding tubulin monoglycylase TTLL3-like, yielding MAIKEKKIFMVQGPYPIIRRLLRARGWVERKAPSAGRQLEQHCGDQNRQRLQTAPSSGGARQREVLLNPRGGAQPVLGPTDPLHYPWLPAEEEEQCDEDPLGIHQLMSYLARDQLPNFIWTNFLETVDRQLLRDDSVLNHYARVDAFTTKEGLCLSLQNLPWIEQADPNAFFPRCYRLGTRDDREAFIEDFRLTAARSLLKLALEEAGDRPVRTGQVPNSDNGEAQPGSPLYPELVEEALEVCKQHLGVLQHEDIDRNTPSPCRTCIDWDNFLQQYYRVAHEGAGLVLTRQQRKQCQNLLQSLAEKLPQLDMEGKLNIWILKPGAESQGRGIICMTRLEEMLQLAWSCTAPSVQVGRWVVQKYVERLMTIFGTKFDIRQWFVVTDWKPLTVWFYQDCYLRFCSRPFSLHHLERARHLCNVSVQKWYKTSPDQDPRVPPDKIWSNKQFQEYLAQVGQADAWHEVLVPGMKAAILNALRSARDRVRFRKGNFELYGADFVVGENLQPWLLEINSCPTMSPSSAVTRQLCANVQRDTLCLVLDRKDNPTCSIGAFELIYKEAAVPKLLSGRVKLLVKGCSLKSLQTAQEQAQDQPPPMANTLHDPVSSRARDAYVSKRAQRHFSTTAPSARKLPVSPRARATHARKRAQRHFSTSVSSARKLSLSPGARTIQVSRRARHRSPTMVPSAPKLSLSPGGRTTQVPRRARHRSPTTVPSAYKSSVSPGGRTTQGTQPRAATKKLPPLEQQSHCPSSSSDPPAPPKPRATPAASQGLPRLGHLPEQPRIGGCPLDWVPMPPPRGTPRNPWLTQGSAHFFPPAKPSQQPQSAQSTGTPCLEQKNTAAPNGMQKTWDTETAPGVDSTLPVLAEPTPAASDPKEIPLLCRGTQLLPRFKMIL
- the RPUSD3 gene encoding mitochondrial mRNA pseudouridine synthase RPUSD3; its protein translation is MTETAEKPKMKRWKRLLGPKETLRLLEGSVVHREGALLALNKPPGLPILGRPGDLSLDVLLPALRRRLGLPAELHVVKAPAREYSGLVLLSSCYHTTKKLQQFFTDARWRGQYPATYRAITVGVPAEAEGEISTGLSWQQQGDRAMVVPVPAPGRRSLARKDVKSTLTRYRVLSATGGCALLQLQPRTAFPEQLQVHLTLLLCPALGDHKHSSRVGRVLGVPFFLTPESAPARTQVLDEELLSQLGLSPRQLHHLPLHIHLQELVLPEGPLCAPPPPYFLHTLRCLGLPEH
- the JAGN1 gene encoding protein jagunal homolog 1 codes for the protein MASRGGPRAAGTDGSDFQHRERVASHYQMSVTLKSEIKKLIYTHVVIWLLLLAQMVVGHLKLLPHDQVAMPYQWEYPYLLSILPSLLGLLSFPRNNISYLVLSMISTGLFSIAPLIYGAMEMFPMAQQLYRHGKAYRFIFGFSAVSVMYLVVVVAAQVHGWQLYYSKKLLDSWFTSTQEKKKK
- the IL17RE gene encoding LOW QUALITY PROTEIN: interleukin-17 receptor E (The sequence of the model RefSeq protein was modified relative to this genomic sequence to represent the inferred CDS: inserted 2 bases in 1 codon; deleted 1 base in 1 codon), with the protein product MRRGRPGAGRGAAAXSAMGRPLLLAAAAALLPLLLLPSGSGAAVTRLRVSANFECRATADRTLSRPRCRRPSRPGPPLEPPALSLSRARLCLPAQPCQPCLRVRLALPASELGGVRGLRLTFLELGSNRAGWLQVWQRRRVSGSSAWQVQFDCFPAESGRRVLVSLRTIPDRGLALSCSHTVTAEPPGPVFTHAWLPELRAIEVRVPAGPPLMVRLCHQLALECEELSRPFHQQVLVPGGHHISLPYEFLVPCLCIEASYSHHDSPRSKHCPFRDRPDAYGPELWSSVHFHDFSTSSKDQMAMALSASCPLHPRATLCWREAADEAAPCHDIPNSTASEDEQVYVLDKVDVHPQLCFRFSYKNSSHVECPHQSETAWNVSVSVWGLQLHLHLTSRIPAAFSAALCQHRGGHCEPEAPLYTVTQPEGSAPGELALLLPVQVLGSCVLVWRSDVHFARKRLLCPDVSHRHFGLLGLVLVLGLVVTVLLLNCRGAWRPNDGVPGRRPVLLLYSPDSEEHLGLVCALAERLRTGLGCDVRLDLWEAGGLGQVGALPWLYAQRGHVGRQRGTVLLLWSRGSARLFHRWQVGMADGMPGDAHDIFGAAMACLHGELGAAGRGGGWVLAYFSRLCSPRDVPRPLRPLPTYRLPRQLPGLLGALRGSPPGPRHCRWGRAGGFLHRLLDVGAREGSPPPRPPGAASGT